The sequence TTCATTCCTTCCGGACTACCATTGACCCCAGCGAATATATAACTGTTTATCTTGGGCGTATCGCGCTTCTTCTTGGATACAAACGATCGAAACAGGGACCATTCGCCTTCGAAACGGATATCGTTGAAATCATCAAGCGTTTCGTAATCGAGGATGGCAGTATCAAGAACGGTATCGATTCGGCGTTCGGCTATACGTATCACAAACACTTTTAAAGCGAGATGTTCAGCTATCGTCCTATTGATGATGTTGAAATGATACTCGACGTACCATGTATAGCGTTGACAAGCTCTTCCAAGATAGCCAACAGACCCAGTTCATCACATGCTTCTTGGAGCGCCTCATCCGCCCGCAGATGATGTAGCAAGACACAAGAGTTATAGGCCCAAAAAGCAAGATACGCCAGATTCTCCATGTTTTCCTAGTTTGAAATGGTCAGACGACCACCCACTCAGATACTGGAAAACAATGGGAACTCACATATACACCTTCTTCGATCCTCTCAATTGCTCCTTCTATCAAAGTCTCTAACCATGTCTCTTCACACATATGATAAGCAAACCTCGCATAGTAACACAACACATTTGCTGGCAGTGTTCTCTTTGATAAAGGCTGTGAGACCGGTTCGTAGTTGCTGATAAGGATGTCGAAGATTTCAGGGAGGTTCACGAGAGAGAAGACGAGCATGTTGGCGATAGACGCGGGATTCATCTGGTTTGTTTGGGTCAATGTATGGTATTTGATTGAATAACGCAGATACACacctcgtcttcttcttcagcatcatcatcctcctcattgttcacatcatcttcctcgAGTCCCGATCCCCCCATGTCCTCTTTATTTCGTTTTGGATTTTCGTCCTTTCCAAAAACCAGTTCCGGCGGAACTTCTACCACTTTTAGCTTCTCGGCAATCCATTTCGCCCTCTCTATCCGtattttctctttcctttcttgctcttccatcttctccaaatGACCTCTGGCccgtcttctcctttttctcaACATTTTTTGTCTCGCAGGCGGGAGTTTGGGAATGAAGATGGTCGATGTTAGAGGACTGGAGGGGTGGGGGACGGAAATGGCATGTTCGAGAAATAGGGTTATGGCTTCGCGGCCTGGTATGTCTGCGACGAGATCAAGAGGGGTGAGGCCGCGATTTGTCAAGAGGTGTGGTGAAGCGCCATGGCTCAAAAGAAAGGAGATTAACGGAGGCGTTGAAACTAGGACAGCTAAATGCAAGGGTGTCCAGCCACCTTAAACACCTTGATCAGCTTTAAAGCTTGGACGGGCGTGTTATAATTAAAGATTTATGCAAAATGCACATACGACGATCACGACCACCTCGGGGCCCTGCGCTGACGCCCCATCGACTCACTGCGGCCCGAACAATCTCCTCTCTATCTTGTCTACCACAACTGTGATGTATTGCCATGCAGACTATGCCCCAgccttcctcatcctctaAATCTTGTACCTCACGGTCTAGTATACTTCGCTAAAACCACAGTGACAACATTAGCCACAGACGGACCCCGCCCGTTTATCAACTTGAATACCAGACTTACCCATCGGCCATTGAGAGAAACCAACCAGTTTACTAATTCAACATCTCCCCGCTCAATACCCCATTGTAATGCATGTCGGAGGATCAGAGTTGTCCGAAGCTCTCTATCCTCATCGACATTTTCACAAAGCTCTTGAGCgacctcttcttcctctaATAATGGTAATATGGTTTGAGGAGATGGGTCGTTCAGAAATAGCGGGGTAGGGGCTTTCCTAAAAGATCTACTTGGACTTATGGTGGTCAGCTCAATGTTCCCTTTCTTGATCAAAATGGAAATTTACCCAGCAAACGCCCCATGGTCACCATGCGCATCTGGAGAGTCCGTCCCGGCATCCCTATCTATAACTGGGGATTCCGGGACATCGTCGCCTTGCATTATGGCCCTTTGCAGCATATGAGGCGTTTCTCCGCCATATCCAACCTGTGAGCCAGTGCCAAAGGTCGGCGTGCTTAAACCTGACGGAGACGGTATATTCGATGTGATAAGGGAAGCGAGTTTTGGCGTTGGGGGGTTTGACATCTCATATGGATAGAGTGTGGTTTCTCTGTTGGCTATTCGGTAGCCCGGACGTCGTTATGTTGTTATTGTTTGGTTCGTAACTAATCGTTTGGCTTGCCTTGCAAATATACCTGTGCTGGCCTGCTGCTATGCAGGCTGGGCTGTGGTTTGTTTGGGTAATGCGCAACCGGTCGAGTCTCTGGTGGGCTGCACAATCTTGGGTACTCGTACATGAGATGGGAAAGTCACTTTGTTTATAAACTTGTCCCGTCCGTATAGGATCAAGTGGTCCCGATCTAAGTGCGTTACACCCTGCGGCCAGCGGCTGCTGATGTGGGCGAGGTGTCCCGATCCCAGTGGGTGGCCGGGGTGCCATACAGACATAACGCCGTACCGCCGGAACCATTATCGCAAGTGAGTGTTCGGCCCCCAGTCGGTGACTCAAGCTTCGTCTTTGTGCGCGTATCTACATCTCATTTCGCATCCACATATCTTTTTCCTACCCAGACAAGAACCAGCGGATGCGCACTACACGCCCAGGCAACACCGCAAGATTAAAGAGGTACGCGAATCTCGCCCGGCAAAGCTCACACCACAGCCAATGTTCTATCCCCATCACCAATCTCAGCAATCCACAACCACCAGTGCCTCAAAGCACCATGACAGCCAAGATGTGAGGCTTCCAGGGACGTCCTCATGGTCACGACATCCCTCACATCCTTCATTCACTCCCAGTCTTCCCATGCCGTCACCTTCGGGTTACCCTCCTTTAGGCAGCGGATATCCTCCTCCAGGCggacatcatcatcctAATGTTAATGTCCACAGCGGCATTCACGGACCTCATCCGTCTTTCGGGTCGGGGATGGGAGGAAATGGTGGTATGGGACATGGACCGGGATTTGGAATGGGAATGTTTCAGAATGGCGTGCAGACAAGTCCTCCAAGAGGAGAACCCGTACCGATGACGAGTCACTGGCAGACGCAAATGGTGCGTGCTGAAGCGTCAAGGTCAGCTTCTTCACCGCATCACCGTGCACGTGCAGCTGCCATCTCCTCAAGAGCCACCAATAAGCCTTCAGCCGTGCCCATTGTCGACCCCAATACCCGGCCTTCATCTTCATATAGTACTAATGGACTACACCGGAAGAATGCCTCATCTGTGTTTAACGCTGAACCTACCGGCACACCTCCTTTATCCGACCCTTCTCTTACTCCTGCTCAAAATCCCGCCGAACCTGCCACTCCTGCCCCCGGGGCAAGTCTGACCGAGTccaaggaggaggaaaagcCCAATGAGCCTTGGACAGGTCTTGATCTCGGCGGTATACGCTTGAAGCGTTTATCCACTGCCCTGTTCTCGTTTACCCACGTTACATCCCTGTACATTAACCACAATGCCCTCACATCCATCCCATCAGcaatctcttctctccGCCAACTCACTCTCCTCGACGCTACAGGCAACGAACTCTCCACAATTCCTCCCGAAATCGGTGTCTTATCTAAACTCAAGGATCTCTTGTTGTTTGACAACAACCTTACTACCCTCCCGTTTGAGCTTGGTACTTTGTATCAGCTCGATTGTTTGGGTATCGATGGAAATCCGATGAACGCCGACTATCGGAAGAAGCTTGTTGAAGATGGTACAAAAGGTCTCATCACATATCTTCGTGATCACgcccctcctcctcccccgCCTCCTGAGAGACAGTGGATTGATCTCGAAACCGACGTCGATACCCCAACGTCAGGCAAGCAAGAATCCTTCTCCGTCCTCACTTACAACATCCTTTGCGCCTCATTTGCCCCCGCGACCACCTACAGTTACACTCCTTCTTGGGCGCTTGATTGGGATTACAGGAAGAGATTACTTTTAGAAGAAATCGTCACTGCCTCGGCCGATGTTGTGTGTTTGCAAGAAATTGATTGCAAACAATATGCCGACTACTTTTATCCTAtgttgaagaaggagggatATGAGGGGCAGCACTATCCTAGATCAAGAGCCAAGACAATGTCAGCAGATGAGCAAAAGTTGGTTGATGGTTGCGCGACTTTctggaaagaagaaaagtAAGTAATCTCGAAACAAGCCAAAACATTGTTTTTAGGCGGCAGACAACTGACCTGACTCCCTCATAGGTTCCGCCTGGTGGAAACGCAAGTCATCGAGTTCAATCAGCTAGCCCTTCAAAAGACAGATATGCGTACAGAAGACATGTTCAACCGTGTCATGTCGCGAGATAACATTGCCGTCGTCGCCGCTCTCGAATTCCGCACCTCTGGTGGTCGACTGCTCGTTGCCAACTCGCACATTTACTGGGACCATCGATACCGAGACGTCAAGCTTGTTCAGATTGGTATGCTCATGGAAGAGCTCGAAAAGATTGTTGAGCAATTCTCTAAATATCCCGTCAAGCTAGATACCGACCCAGAGTACAACAATGGTAAACCACCTAAATACGAGCGTTCTGAAAAGGGCCGAGATATCCCTCTTATCATGTGTGTCGATCTCAACTCCTTCTCCGGTTCTGCGGTATACGACTATCTCTCCTCGGGCTCGATACCTGGTGATCATGAAGATTTTATGTCTCATCTCTACGGCCGATACACTGCTTCTGGCTTGAAGCACCACCTGGGACTCCGCTCAGCTTGTGCGGGAATAGGAGAAATGAAGATGACCAACTTCACACCGACATTTGCCGCGGCAATTGATTATGTATTCTACACACCCCGAACAATGAAGGTGACGAGTGTGCTTGGCGATGTGGATAAGGCGTATTTGGACAAGACGGTCGGTTTCCCGAATGCGCACTTCCCTTCAGAGTAAGTCCATGGAGCATCTTGAGAAGCAACCATACATGTTTGGATTTGACAACTGACGGACAATTCATTAGTCATATCCCGGTGTTCACGCAATTTAGAATCAAGGGTCACCCTGACCCCCTTCCTCTCAACGGTGACTCATACCATTAAGGACATCatcttttcttcatcccatCCTTTTATC comes from Cryptococcus gattii WM276 chromosome G, complete sequence and encodes:
- a CDS encoding Component of the CCR4-NOT transcriptional complex, putative; Ccr4p (Similar to TIGR gene model, INSD accession AAW44776.1), with the translated sequence MFYPHHQSQQSTTTSASKHHDSQDVRLPGTSSWSRHPSHPSFTPSLPMPSPSGYPPLGSGYPPPGGHHHPNVNVHSGIHGPHPSFGSGMGGNGGMGHGPGFGMGMFQNGVQTSPPRGEPVPMTSHWQTQMVRAEASRSASSPHHRARAAAISSRATNKPSAVPIVDPNTRPSSSYSTNGLHRKNASSVFNAEPTGTPPLSDPSLTPAQNPAEPATPAPGASLTESKEEEKPNEPWTGLDLGGIRLKRLSTALFSFTHVTSLYINHNALTSIPSAISSLRQLTLLDATGNELSTIPPEIGVLSKLKDLLLFDNNLTTLPFELGTLYQLDCLGIDGNPMNADYRKKLVEDGTKGLITYLRDHAPPPPPPPERQWIDLETDVDTPTSGKQESFSVLTYNILCASFAPATTYSYTPSWALDWDYRKRLLLEEIVTASADVVCLQEIDCKQYADYFYPMLKKEGYEGQHYPRSRAKTMSADEQKLVDGCATFWKEEKFRLVETQVIEFNQLALQKTDMRTEDMFNRVMSRDNIAVVAALEFRTSGGRLLVANSHIYWDHRYRDVKLVQIGMLMEELEKIVEQFSKYPVKLDTDPEYNNGKPPKYERSEKGRDIPLIMCVDLNSFSGSAVYDYLSSGSIPGDHEDFMSHLYGRYTASGLKHHLGLRSACAGIGEMKMTNFTPTFAAAIDYVFYTPRTMKVTSVLGDVDKAYLDKTVGFPNAHFPSDHIPVFTQFRIKGHPDPLPLNGDSYH
- a CDS encoding uncharacterized protein (Similar to TIGR gene model, INSD accession AAW44777.1), whose protein sequence is MSNPPTPKLASLITSNIPSPSGLSTPTFGTGSQVGYGGETPHMLQRAIMQGDDVPESPVIDRDAGTDSPDAHGDHGAFAGPSRSFRKAPTPLFLNDPSPQTILPLLEEEEVAQELCENVDEDRELRTTLILRHALQWGIERGDVELVNWLVSLNGRWRSILDREVQDLEDEEGWGIVCMAIHHSCGRQDREEIVRAAVSRWGVSAGPRGGRDRRGWTPLHLAVLVSTPPLISFLLSHGASPHLLTNRGLTPLDLVADIPGREAITLFLEHAISVPHPSSPLTSTIFIPKLPPARQKMLRKRRRRARGHLEKMEEQERKEKIRIERAKWIAEKLKVVEVPPELVFGKDENPKRNKEDMGGSGLEEDDVNNEEDDDAEEEDEMNPASIANMLVFSLVNLPEIFDILISNYEPVSQPLSKRTLPANVLCYYARFAYHMCEETWLETLIEGAIERIEEGVYENMENLAYLAFWAYNSCVLLHHLRADEALQEACDELGLLAILEELVNAIHVFVIRIAERRIDTVLDTAILDYETLDDFNDIRFEGEWSLFRSFLYEVNPALIVQTFSQIYFWIACELFNRILTRRKYLCRSKALQIRVNLTFLDDWVRVNGLPAQTSARHFASLSQLLQWLQCLSQITEFDTLIGTMQNMKAINPLQMRRAVREYRYEVNEGRMSDECAQYLAQLQKDWEKRRVQLSMQEAEHRKSASEWSEGTYGPGMLGSSGYEESAMLIDVLFDGSTTLTDFVPHSAPESLGELLDSRYMLPFLLPEDNIYLIATPPTDAAYANLHIPSSSPFVTDTPIKRPLSHASYSSSRPMGYKIPNIGRLRDLPSDFFKWMKEKETELKLGREALRVEKRAAPTLSHPLGTNQKAKDTTPVRPPPEDKINLTPTRTPTSNRRKSGVLAPPLPVEGAELSTTLSILYPSTPTKLGASLPSPGLRSSASMNELREKKLAERPFEDIQEEASSHIKPESYEMRMRTEMLRENSGESVSSSGSKLSNGSAASGGSGTKRWWRMSKGGEIPSPGVND